In a single window of the Rhodanobacter sp. LX-99 genome:
- a CDS encoding nodulation protein NfeD, which produces MQAAFAVEPVVAGGTASHGMVAQITLDGPIGPAAAEYFDDASKRAVADGAVAIVLRLDTPGGLADSMRQIITSMLSCEVPVLVYVAPGGARAASAGTYILYAGQIAAMAPATHLGAATPVQLGGARPVPLPKAGDQPAAAGSAAKDEPVAGDDAESHKAMNDAIAYIRSLAQLRGRNAQWAEQAVRGAATLTASEAAQQHVIDFVAADVADLLAKADGRKVQVGDRDVTLQLKGAPVREYAPGARTRFLAIVTNPTIAYLLLLAGMFGLLLEAMHPGAMLPGVAGGICLLVGLYALQLLPVNYAGLALMALGVGLLVAEAVNPSVGAFGAGGLVSFVVGSVMLMNTGVPGYGVNLGVIAGIAMCAAGLLALIVWLVFRSRRAGPVTGDAAMQMDTGELLEPVEAGGEAWMMVRGERWRVRCDTALPAGARVRVVSRQGLLLRVEPA; this is translated from the coding sequence ATGCAGGCGGCATTTGCCGTCGAACCCGTGGTTGCCGGCGGCACGGCGAGCCATGGCATGGTGGCGCAGATCACGCTGGATGGCCCGATCGGCCCGGCCGCCGCGGAGTATTTCGACGACGCCTCGAAACGCGCGGTGGCCGATGGCGCCGTGGCGATCGTGCTGCGGCTGGACACGCCCGGCGGGCTGGCCGATTCGATGCGGCAGATCATCACCAGCATGCTGTCCTGCGAGGTGCCGGTGCTGGTGTACGTTGCCCCAGGCGGTGCGCGGGCGGCTTCGGCCGGAACGTATATCCTGTATGCCGGGCAGATCGCCGCGATGGCGCCGGCAACCCACCTGGGCGCGGCGACGCCGGTGCAACTGGGTGGCGCCCGGCCGGTGCCGCTGCCCAAGGCCGGCGACCAGCCGGCGGCAGCGGGTTCGGCCGCCAAGGACGAGCCGGTCGCCGGCGACGATGCCGAGTCGCACAAGGCCATGAACGATGCGATCGCCTATATCCGCTCGCTGGCGCAGTTGCGCGGGCGCAACGCGCAGTGGGCCGAACAGGCGGTGCGCGGCGCGGCCACGCTGACCGCCAGTGAGGCCGCGCAACAGCATGTGATCGACTTCGTGGCAGCGGACGTGGCCGACCTGCTGGCCAAGGCGGACGGACGCAAGGTGCAAGTCGGCGATCGCGACGTCACGCTGCAGCTCAAGGGCGCGCCCGTGCGCGAGTATGCGCCCGGTGCGCGCACGCGCTTCCTGGCGATCGTCACCAACCCCACCATCGCTTATCTGTTGCTGCTGGCCGGCATGTTCGGCTTGCTGCTGGAAGCCATGCATCCCGGCGCCATGTTGCCGGGCGTCGCCGGTGGCATCTGCCTGCTGGTTGGCCTGTACGCGCTGCAATTGCTGCCGGTGAACTACGCCGGGCTGGCCTTGATGGCGCTGGGTGTCGGCTTGCTGGTGGCCGAGGCGGTCAATCCCAGCGTGGGTGCGTTCGGCGCCGGCGGACTGGTTTCGTTCGTGGTGGGCTCGGTGATGCTGATGAATACCGGGGTACCCGGTTATGGCGTCAATCTTGGCGTCATCGCCGGTATCGCGATGTGCGCGGCGGGCTTGCTGGCCTTGATTGTGTGGCTGGTGTTCCGTTCGCGCCGCGCCGGGCCGGTCACCGGCGATGCGGCGATGCAGATGGACACCGGCGAACTGCTGGAGCCGGTGGAAGCCGGCGGCGAGGCCTGGATGATGGTGCGCGGCGAGCGCTGGCGCGTGCGTTGCGATACCGCATTGCCGGCCGGTGCGCGGGTGCGCGTGGTGTCGCGGCAGGGGTTGCTGTTGCGGGTCGAGCCGGCATGA
- a CDS encoding cupin domain-containing protein → MPKVDVDKVPRRSGSDYPAPYAEPVSGRIRQALGHAGGLTDFGVNLVHLPPGAWSSQRHWHSREEEFVYVLAGELTLLTEAGEQLLRAGDGAAFPKNVPDGHHMINRGKETAVYLDIGTRCDDDACHYSDIDLHLAPGVDHYSHKDGTPYA, encoded by the coding sequence ATGCCAAAAGTCGATGTCGACAAGGTCCCAAGACGCTCAGGTTCGGACTACCCGGCACCTTACGCGGAACCCGTCAGCGGGCGCATCCGGCAGGCGCTGGGCCATGCCGGCGGCCTGACCGATTTCGGCGTCAACCTGGTGCATCTGCCGCCGGGCGCATGGTCGAGCCAGCGCCACTGGCACAGTCGCGAGGAGGAATTCGTCTACGTGCTGGCCGGCGAATTGACCCTGCTCACCGAAGCCGGCGAGCAATTGCTGCGCGCCGGCGATGGTGCGGCATTTCCGAAAAACGTGCCCGATGGCCACCACATGATCAACCGCGGCAAAGAAACGGCCGTCTATCTCGACATCGGCACCCGCTGCGACGACGACGCCTGCCACTATTCAGACATCGACCTGCACCTGGCGCCAGGCGTGGATCACTATTCGCACAAGGACGGCACACCCTACGCCTGA
- a CDS encoding slipin family protein yields the protein MFGFVGVLVILGVLLLFSAVKILPEYQRGVILTLGRYTGTKGPGLVLLVPLVQRMIRVDLRVTVMDVPPQDVISRDNVSVRVNAVVYFRVVEPDKSVLQVENFLQATSQLAQTRLRSVLGQHELDEILSQRDSINHTLQTILDEATDPWGIKVANVEIKDVDLNETMVRAIARQAEAERERRAKVIHADGELQAAEKLRDAAAMLSQQPQALQLRYLQTLADMSNNGKSSTIVFPLPLDLIRPLMEAFPAKSDPASNR from the coding sequence ATGTTCGGATTCGTCGGTGTACTGGTAATTCTTGGCGTGCTGCTGCTGTTCTCCGCGGTGAAGATCCTGCCGGAGTACCAGCGCGGTGTGATCCTGACCCTGGGCCGCTACACCGGGACCAAGGGGCCCGGACTGGTGCTGCTGGTGCCGTTGGTGCAGCGGATGATCCGCGTCGACCTGCGCGTGACCGTGATGGACGTGCCGCCGCAGGACGTGATCTCGCGCGACAACGTCTCGGTGCGCGTGAATGCGGTGGTCTATTTCCGCGTGGTGGAGCCGGACAAATCCGTGCTGCAGGTGGAGAACTTCCTGCAGGCCACCAGCCAGCTCGCGCAGACGCGACTGCGCTCGGTGCTCGGCCAGCACGAGCTGGACGAGATCCTGTCGCAACGCGATTCGATCAACCACACCTTGCAGACCATCCTCGACGAGGCCACCGATCCGTGGGGCATCAAGGTCGCCAACGTGGAGATCAAGGACGTCGACCTCAACGAGACCATGGTGCGCGCGATCGCCCGCCAGGCCGAAGCCGAGCGCGAACGCCGCGCCAAGGTGATCCACGCCGACGGCGAGCTGCAGGCCGCCGAGAAGCTGCGCGACGCCGCCGCGATGCTGTCGCAGCAGCCGCAGGCCTTGCAGCTGCGCTACCTGCAGACGCTGGCCGACATGTCCAACAACGGCAAGTCCTCGACCATCGTGTTTCCGCTGCCGCTGGACCTGATCCGACCGCTGATGGAGGCGTTTCCGGCAAAGTCCGATCCGGCCTCGAACCGCTGA
- a CDS encoding DUF3014 domain-containing protein — MSRRASAGSWIGAVVVVLAIVAAGVYLARKAMHPGPSPTTAPVASASAPASAASAPIQHPIEQAQTGPATASTSALPALGDSDASTIAALAVLAGGNDLSPLLVRQQVIARIVATIDALPRHDGLATFTLPARVPKGAYIVDEADGGTVAGERNVARYAPYMQIVDAIDPQALVAWYVHAYPLFQQAYRQLGYPKGYFNDRLVVAIDDLLAAPEPARPPTVVRSKAFYVYTDPALESRSTGQKLLLRVGPANEAKIKAKLRAIRTQLTGQNLHPAPAGTAG, encoded by the coding sequence GTGAGCAGACGAGCATCGGCGGGTAGCTGGATCGGGGCGGTGGTGGTGGTGCTGGCCATCGTGGCGGCGGGCGTGTACCTGGCACGCAAGGCGATGCATCCAGGCCCATCGCCGACCACCGCACCCGTTGCGTCGGCATCGGCTCCCGCGAGCGCCGCCAGTGCACCGATCCAGCACCCGATCGAGCAGGCGCAGACTGGGCCGGCGACGGCTTCGACCAGCGCGTTGCCGGCACTGGGCGACAGCGACGCCAGCACGATCGCCGCACTCGCCGTGCTGGCCGGCGGCAACGACCTGTCCCCGCTGCTGGTGCGCCAGCAGGTCATCGCACGCATCGTGGCGACCATCGATGCGCTGCCGCGTCACGACGGGCTGGCTACGTTCACGCTGCCGGCACGCGTGCCGAAGGGTGCGTACATCGTCGATGAAGCCGATGGCGGCACGGTGGCCGGCGAGCGGAACGTTGCCCGCTACGCGCCGTACATGCAAATTGTCGATGCCATCGATCCGCAGGCGCTGGTGGCCTGGTACGTGCACGCCTATCCGCTGTTCCAGCAGGCGTATCGGCAACTGGGCTACCCGAAGGGCTATTTCAACGACCGCCTGGTCGTGGCGATCGACGACCTGCTGGCCGCGCCGGAACCGGCCCGGCCGCCGACCGTGGTGCGCTCGAAGGCGTTCTACGTCTATACCGATCCCGCGCTGGAATCGCGGTCCACCGGGCAGAAGCTGCTGTTGCGCGTGGGGCCTGCCAACGAGGCGAAGATCAAGGCCAAGTTGCGCGCGATCCGCACGCAGCTGACCGGGCAGAACCTGCATCCGGCACCGGCGGGAACGGCCGGGTAG
- the thpR gene encoding RNA 2',3'-cyclic phosphodiesterase, translating into MAIRPTPPDQPRLDLLGAAGARPAEVHRLFFALLPDAAARARLAQAAQALKASHPGLRARWVNPARYHATLHFLGDHALLRQDVVDAAVAAAGKLRMAPFEWVLHEAASFHGRQPPFILRSSSVPEPLQQLWLDLRHALVLAGQGRHVARSFTPHVTVAYSHAALLDVTPLEPVAWRVERVALIHSVVGQQDYRVLAEWSLQTVA; encoded by the coding sequence ATGGCCATTCGACCCACGCCTCCCGACCAGCCTCGGCTCGACCTGCTCGGGGCGGCCGGCGCCCGGCCTGCCGAAGTGCACCGATTGTTCTTCGCGTTGCTGCCGGACGCCGCGGCGCGTGCACGGCTGGCGCAGGCGGCGCAGGCACTCAAGGCCAGTCATCCTGGCCTGCGCGCGCGCTGGGTGAACCCGGCACGCTATCACGCCACGCTGCATTTTCTGGGCGACCACGCGCTGCTGCGGCAGGACGTGGTCGACGCGGCCGTGGCTGCCGCGGGCAAGCTGCGCATGGCGCCGTTCGAATGGGTGCTGCACGAGGCGGCCAGCTTCCATGGCCGGCAACCGCCGTTCATCCTGCGCAGTTCGAGCGTGCCCGAACCGCTGCAGCAGCTGTGGCTGGACCTGCGCCATGCGCTCGTGCTGGCCGGGCAGGGCCGCCATGTCGCACGCAGCTTTACGCCTCATGTCACGGTCGCCTACAGCCATGCTGCGTTGCTGGATGTCACGCCGCTCGAACCCGTGGCATGGCGGGTCGAACGCGTTGCGCTGATCCACAGCGTGGTCGGCCAGCAGGATTATCGGGTGCTGGCGGAGTGGTCGCTGCAGACGGTGGCGTAG